One Coffea eugenioides isolate CCC68of chromosome 2, Ceug_1.0, whole genome shotgun sequence genomic window, CAGGAGACGGAtccttttctaaatttttgttacttttgaGATGTGTCTTATTGgtatttgataaaaaattgcATAATATTGATGACCTGCGTGTTTGCCTGTTTATAATCAAAGGCAGAGAAATTTACTAGGTAATCTTTTGTATCGTTGCTAAATTATTTGCACTGATATACATGTTGCAATGGGATTCTCATTCTACTGGCCCTAAAACCAGATCTAAGCAAAATGGAGAAAAGGCACATTATGCTAATGTAACACGAATATCAAAATTGACATTTTCTCTATTCTCAGTAGCTATCTTCACTGGCTTGATTGTTTGTAGGTTTTGCTCAATGCTTCTGGGATGTAGTGCAGAGTTCTGATGAAAAGTCCATGAAAAGTAAATCCAGGCAAAGATTATACATTATGTGACAAATCATGCATGCATTTGAATGACTGCCACAGGCAAGTTGTTATTTTGCTCTTGGAATTAGTCTGATCTTCACTGTTTTAACTTATTTGTTGAACCATATGGAGATTTATTAGTCCATGTTCATTCTAATCCTGTGAGGCAGAGTTGGATGTATTCAATGAGACTAACAAATGATTTTGTGCAGATAGCAAGGGAATCTGGTCATCAAGTTAGAGATGTAACTGCAAATGTTGAAAGAGTTCAATGCCTTGTCGAGATCTGGGCAAGATGAAGGCACTTCAAAACCCAAATGGCGAAATGAGTTCTTTAAGTGAAATATGAATGCATGGTGACTAGGAAATTTAGTCAATCTGAGAAGGCGAAGCAGGGTGATGATTTTTTGGCAAAACCTGCTGAAGCAGATGGTCTCTGAAGAATTTAATGTGTATGCTTGGAGGTGGGATGTATAATGTCATGGCATAATCGTACTATTTTGATGATCAAATATAAGTCTTCTTTACATAACTCTGTAAGGTTGGTTGATGAAAATAGACTGGATTATCAAGCATCTGGTAGTTGCTGTTTTCTGCTGTAGTTTTTGATGCCATGGAGGCTGATTCATAGGTTCATAGTATGTTGCAGTAACATCGATAAATCGTCCTGTACAGTTCCTGTTTGCAACATCTTTTCAAGGTAAAAGATAATATAGCAATAATTCTTCTTCCTGTTTTCTTTGAgctttttttggtttttcttttcctgGGGTCTCATCTCAATTATTCATTATACTTCCTTGCAGTATCTACAAACCAGAAAAGTGATGTCAACCCTTTTTCTCTAAATTTGGCCCTTTTTAATCGATCGATGGCATGATGCAGTATTCTATTTGAAGACAATTCATTAGCTCATGAGCTAGTTTTCTATGGACGTGTACTCCCCTTGGGagacaaacaaaaataagaaaataaaagagaCGTTTTTCTTCTGCAAATGATAAATTTCACTTTCTGCTTTAGTTTCATTGGAGTTTATGCCTGGTCAAACCATATTGGATTAATCTTAGGAGTATTCAAGAAGGTTACACAGAAAATGTTTAGCAGGATTTTGATAATAtggtaaaaaaaattatcttttgATGCATGTGGCTTGGACTTGCCAGTAGGACTAAAATCATATTAGGGATAATTTAAgagacctcccctgaggtttgtaacaatttcattgaactcccttgaggtttttaataCTACACTTACCTCTGTTGATGATAAACAATGATTATAATAACCTTCATAATTTTTTCAAGGACAAGCCATTGATAAAAAAGataacaaaaaaaggaaaacaattctTTTTGACCAGGCCACATATTGTGACCAAACTGATCCACCCATGGCCATTAAATTGTAACATTTTATCACtcaaaaaaggaagaattttgGTAATTGAGGGGCTTGGCTGTTTGAGTGGGAAAAATGCAAGGATTGTGAGTTTTATGACTGACGGTTTGGTAGGCAATATATGGAAGAAACCTATAGAGAGGTAAAGATTATATAGGTAAGAATTATGATGGTGGATTTTGGCATCTAAaataaagagttttttttttcagaaaaagaagaagtgataagagtttgaaaatttggatGGATGTAGAAAACCATGGGATGGAAAATATCAGGATATTGGCTAAGTAATAAAACTCATAATTTTGTAGTATACAAGTGTATTcttgatttttaaaaaattttaatgactattcatattttgaaaattagatGGGGGCAATTTTGGGCATTCATATGCATTTTTGATCTTCCATCATCAACGTAAAACCCAAACCTATGTTTTAgaggaggtatgtgtaattttcaaAACGTGAGGAGAGCTGtctgaaattgtcagaaacctcaggggaggtttctgaaattatcccatcaTATTATGATAGAATGAAGGACTTGTAGAATTCTTATATCGTTAGCATTGCAATTATGAAAACACTTTTTAAGTTTTCAGTAAAAAATTGCATTCTCAGAATCTGTTTTAGGCAATTTATCAtatttctgaaaattttaaGAGTCCTCAACTGGTGTTTTTTGGATCGAAATTTTCTAtcaaaaaatttttacgttttttgtgagcatatttttcaatcatttttttatcacAGATACATCAAATCGCCATGATATGCTTTTTTATAAAAGCTTCAAAAAATTGCAaactacagtaattttttctataaaaactttaaaaaattgtAATTCAAACGAGACTGGCAAACAGATCACAGAAGAAATTGATGGGGGCGTAAACTAAATTTAACATACTTGCCTCGGTTCAATTGCAAGGCATTTTGTTGGGTCTGCATGAATTGGGGCTTCACCATCAAAGGAATGGTTCAGTCTGCAAAATTGTTGATGAAGGCCATAGCATACGATGAGCGTTAAAAGTAGGGTTGGGTTGGTATGGATATTCAAGTGGGTAAGCCTATTGGCCCTCAGTTGTATGGGCCATCGGCCCAATTCTGAGTTTTATTTCAACACGTAACATTAGTTGCTATTGATAAGGAAAAAAGGCATAGGACACTGGAAATAACGACCCGACCCGCCTTTCTCATTATTTCACTCTCCAGAAGATCAAAAACCCTAAAAACACAAACAATCTCCATCACCGAAACTTCTCATCGGCCGGAGCACTCattcttcttctcctccttcTTCGGCGGTGGCGCATTCTCCCAGCTTGTCTGACTACACTCAGACAAGCTCCAAATTCTAAAGCGGTATAATCATGGCGACTGAGGTGATGTCCATGGAGGACATAAGAGCCTCCGCGTTACGTCTCGGCATCGACTTCTCTGAAGTGGATTTGGATTCCATTCGCCTCCCTCCTGGCGAAGACTTCGGCATCATCAGGTTCGTATAAATGGTGCAACTTTATTGTGTTggtttaggaaaagaaaaaagcttatatttgagcaaaaataCGCCTTCTGATTAGGTCAAATTAATTCCAGCAATGACTTTTTTGCCCTGGAAGTTGAGGTTTTGGGTaatgaattggttgttgttttGCAGTGATGACGAGGATTTGAAGGAGGAAGAGGAGTTGGAATTCGAGGCCGGGTTCGGCAACATAATTGTGGTGGACAATTTGCCCGTGGTTCCTAaagagaaatttgaaaaattggaagGGGTTATTCGCAAAATTTATAGCCAGATTGGGGTGATTAAGGATGACGGTTTATGGATGCCAGTTGACCATACTGGCAAAACTCTGGGATACTGTTTTATAGAGTATAATACACCTCAGGTagagttaaaaagaaaaatctttttGGATATTAATTTGTGGACTTTGCTATCGTATGGGGTGTAGAAAATTTGCTTATAATTGGAGAAAATATGTAAATGAGCTTTATTAAAACGGGCCAGAAGCATATGATATTAGCCTGGAGAGGGAAAATGTATGAAATTGCTTTAACGTTTGGAATGATGGCTTATCTTGATGATTCAATAAGTAGTATCTGCTAGCTTCTTGAAATACAAAAGCTGCGTATTAGCTGAAGATCAGACAAATGTGTATTTGTTTTAGATGATATTGATATGCGGTGATTGCTTTTTTAGAAACACAGCAAGGGTTGGTGCATAGGCGAGGGTTATGGCATTATACAGTATAAAGAAATAACGACCTATTGtttctgtttttcctttttttttggggtggaggtgtttttttttttgggccagGGGAGGGGAGGCATTGGGGCGGGGAAGAGTTGTGTCTATATGCAAATAAACTAATAGGTTGCCATAATGTCTCGTTGCAATTGATAATTAGTTTCATCTGGCTAACTGATCTTGTTTGATGGCATTGAAGGAAGCTGAACTTGCAAAAGAGAAGACTAATGGATACAAGTTGGATAGATCTCATATATTTGCTGTGAACATGTTTGATGACATTGAAAAGTTTATGAAAGTTCCAGATGAGTGGGCTCCTCCAGAAATTAAACCTTACTCACCAGGGGTTGGCTTCTTTCTTTTCAAGTGCTGCTAATCTTAGGATTCTCTCTTCTGCCTGAATTGTTCTGTTCAGTAAGTTTTTATCTGAGTGGGTTGTGTACTGGTTTCAGGAAAATCTGCAACACTGGCTTACTGATGAGAAAGCTAGAGATCAATTTGTAATTCGTGCTGGCAGTGACACCGAGGTGCTGTGGAATGATGCTAGACAGTTGAAGCCTGATCCTGTTTACAAACGTCCTGTGAGTGACTTGAAATTTGTAGTTCTTTCTGTTTCATTTGGTTCATTGCTCGTGAATTTATGTTGTTTAATGCATCTTATACTGGATTTTACTTGGATGAATTGTCCTTGTACCCTTCTGAATACATTTTTCTCCTTCCTTTTTAGAACTTCCATGTTTTATGTTTCTCTGATGCCTTTTTTACCCCATTATTTTTTCTCTCAGTTCTGGACCGAGAGTTTTGTTCAGTGGTCCCCGCTGGGTACCTATTTAGCCACACTGCACAGGCAAGGTGCTGTAGTTTGGGGTGGTGCCTCTGCTTTCAATCGCTTAACGCGCTATGCTCACCCTCAGGTCATATTTTAATAACTATGATGTTAGCAAGCTAAAGTTCTAATCTTTCAAGCACTTGACTTTAATGTCTCAATTGCAGGTTAGACTGATCGATTTTTCTCCTGGTGAGGGGTTTTTGGTGACTTACAGCAGCCATGAACCTAGCAATCCTCGTGATACTCATGTAATGTGTTTTATCTAGTTCATTTGTTATTTAACCCATTACATACTTTCCTTATGATCTTTTATTATATCTTCTTCCTTACTGATTATCTTTTTGCTATTTGATATTAATTGTTGCACTCCCTTAATAGAAGTCATGAAACATATTCGTTGAGTAATTCCtccttaaattttaaaaatcaagGTTAATCTACAAATTCACCTTATTATGCGATGCATTGCAATAACAAGAGTGACAGTAGAAGCATTACACCAACAGAAATGTGTATTCTGGTGTAGCAACACATTTTCAGAACCCTGTAGGACTTTTCCTGATATAGACTCATTTTTGCAGAGGGTAGTTCTCAACATTTTTGATGTGAGATCTGGAAAAGTAATGCGAGATTTCAAGGGAAGTGTAGATGAATTTGCTATTGGAGGAACTGGGGGCGTTACTGGTGTTTCTTGGCCTGTTTTCAGGTGACCTTTTGCTTATGTATACTGATTGCCCTTGTTGACCTGGTGCAGGGAGGCATGTTTCATTTTTTCTATGATTGCATGtaattgtgaaaatttttgacttggaaaagTGGATGGATCTTTTTTCAGGTGGGGTGGTGGGAAGGATGACAAATACTTTGCCCGAATAGGGAAGAACGTCATCTCTGTTTATGAAACTGAGACATTTACTCTTATTGACAAGAAATCCATAAAGGTTGAAAATGTCATGGACTTTAGTTGGTCACCGACCGATCCTATCCTTGCACTATTTGTTCCAGAACTTGGTGGAGGGAATCAGCCTGCAAGGGTGAGTACAGAAGCTCCATGTGGTATACACCTGACTTTTTTGTTTCCTCTATTCTAAAGGCTAATAGTTTACAATCTAATAATAGGTAAGTCTTGTGCAAATCCCAAGCAAGGAGGAATTGAGGCAGAAGAATCTTTTTAGTGTTAGTGACTGCAAAATGTATTGGCAAAGCAATGGTGACTACCTGGCTGTGAAAGTTGATCGGTACACAAAAACAAAGAAGAGTACGTATACTGGGTTTGAGCTTTTCAGAATTAAAGAGAGAGATATTCCCATTGAAGTATTGGAACTTGAGAATAAGAATGATAAGATTATTGCATTTGCTTGGGAGCCAAAGGGCCATAGATTTGCAGTTATTCATGGCGATAACCCTAGGCCTGACATAAGTTTCTACTCAATGCGGACTGCTCATAATACTGGTCGGGTTTCAAAACTCACAACTATCAAGGGCAAGCAGGCAAATGCACTTTACTGGTCACCAGCTGGTCGGTTCATTGTGCTGGCTGGGTTGAAAAATTTCAATGGGCAATTGGAGTTCTACAATGTTGATGAGCTTGAAACCATGGCAACAGCTGAGCATTTCATGGCAACAGATATTGAATGGGATCCCACGGGAAGGTAATAACCGATCTATTTACATCGAGTTGATTAGGAGTAAAGCTTCCATCTTGTTGTAATGTGTCTGAAGTCTCTTTCCTGGTTCTAAAACTTGAATGTTTTTGCTCAAGTTAATTGTAGAATCTGTGTAGTACTTGGAGTCTAAAAGACTGATAGTTGCTTAGTCTTgacattttgttttgttttaattctttttgaTTGCATCAAATTTTCATATGCAGGTATGTTGCTACGTCAGTAACTTCAGTTCATGAGATGGAAAATGGTTTCAACATATGGTCATTCAATGGCAAACTGTTATATCGTATTCTCAAGGATCACTTTTTCCAGGTAAAACTACACAATTTCacatttagtatttttttttcctttttttgtgtttgaaaACTTGAAACTTACATTGGTTATATCGTAGTTTTCTTGGCGTCCAAGGCCTCCATCCCTTTTGAGCCCTGAGAAGGAAGAAGAGATATCCAAGAACCTGAAGAAGTACAGCAAGAAGTATGAAGCAGAGGATCAGGATGTCTCCCTCCAGTTGAGTGAGCAGGAACGCGAGAAGCGAAAGATTGTGAAGGAAGAGTGGGAGAGGTGGATCAGCGAGTGGAAACAGCTGCAAGAAGAGGAAAAATTAGAAAGACAGAAGCTTCGTGATGGGGAAGCCAGTGATGAAGAGGAGGAATACGAGGCCAAAGACGTAGAAGTGGAGGAATTACTAGATGTTCAAGAGGAGGTTATTTCTTTTGACTAGCAGCTGGTGCAAATATTTATCGTAATTTGGTCCCAGAACTAGAAGATTTCAAAGTTGCTTGTAGAGGTCCTCCCAGAACTGTGAGAGAAGGCAACTGGAGTTAATTCATTCCCAGAATTGTGGCCAGCAGACCCCATAAGATCCCCCTTTAAACCCAAAGACAGGCAGGAATAGTCAGGATATTGAGTCAGTTTTGCGGTAGttattaattattttgttgTATTAAACTAAATTTTGTATTATTCTTCAAACTTATCTTTTAGGCTTTACTGGGAAAAGAACGTTCTGTTGATGCATGAATATGGTTTATATTTTATCTGGATCCCTTCTCCGTTTTGACGCTGGTCAATGTTATGCCTATAGATGAGGATGTAGTTACTTGATCTTTGGTTGGTTCAGTTTGGCTGCTCTTAGTAATCATGGAATCAGTTTTCCCCAAGCAAATGACTGGTTTCATGAACCATTTGATTCACTATTAATTcagtattttaatttttttccttttttgggttTCTCCAGTAATTATTTGTCAAACATCTcattttactttaaaaaaattaattttcattaAAACTAATTCTAAAAATCACTTCAACattttgaattatttgattCTTTCGAGACCACTTTTGCGAAATAATCGACTTTCACCATTCTAAACTGCTTTTGGATTTCCTTTCAATAAAATTTACATCAACAGCTATAAAATGC contains:
- the LOC113761232 gene encoding eukaryotic translation initiation factor 3 subunit B-like, which encodes MATEVMSMEDIRASALRLGIDFSEVDLDSIRLPPGEDFGIISDDEDLKEEEELEFEAGFGNIIVVDNLPVVPKEKFEKLEGVIRKIYSQIGVIKDDGLWMPVDHTGKTLGYCFIEYNTPQEAELAKEKTNGYKLDRSHIFAVNMFDDIEKFMKVPDEWAPPEIKPYSPGENLQHWLTDEKARDQFVIRAGSDTEVLWNDARQLKPDPVYKRPFWTESFVQWSPLGTYLATLHRQGAVVWGGASAFNRLTRYAHPQVRLIDFSPGEGFLVTYSSHEPSNPRDTHRVVLNIFDVRSGKVMRDFKGSVDEFAIGGTGGVTGVSWPVFRWGGGKDDKYFARIGKNVISVYETETFTLIDKKSIKVENVMDFSWSPTDPILALFVPELGGGNQPARVSLVQIPSKEELRQKNLFSVSDCKMYWQSNGDYLAVKVDRYTKTKKSTYTGFELFRIKERDIPIEVLELENKNDKIIAFAWEPKGHRFAVIHGDNPRPDISFYSMRTAHNTGRVSKLTTIKGKQANALYWSPAGRFIVLAGLKNFNGQLEFYNVDELETMATAEHFMATDIEWDPTGRYVATSVTSVHEMENGFNIWSFNGKLLYRILKDHFFQFSWRPRPPSLLSPEKEEEISKNLKKYSKKYEAEDQDVSLQLSEQEREKRKIVKEEWERWISEWKQLQEEEKLERQKLRDGEASDEEEEYEAKDVEVEELLDVQEEVISFD